A single genomic interval of Odontesthes bonariensis isolate fOdoBon6 chromosome 3, fOdoBon6.hap1, whole genome shotgun sequence harbors:
- the soat2 gene encoding sterol O-acyltransferase 2 has product MTTAEPHNGLRHRNMKTCQSDNISSHTGSHETMEEEDLRQWQKYKQRVKVKVLEQFQDQLDEILDRALSESIQSPFHIKSTVNGKTTNKQPSRSQRMDDGKVFMERASLLDELFEISHIRTIYHMFIAVLLIFFFSTLAVDYIDQGRLVLEFDLLSFAFGKLGTVTWSWGVMFVYTLFVPYYTLLLWGSSYHSFPSKLGLSLVTGFILSAIQTSVLGLFPIYMVVHHQLPPASRFIVVLEQIRFLMKTYSFIRETVPIILKNTSKKGESPKFPTFSSYMYFLFCPTLIYRESYPRNSHIRWKYVGVTLGKILGCLFYGYFILVRLCVPVFRPDNNQPFSKRTMVLAVFHSILPGIMLLLLCFFAFLHCWLNLFGELLRFADRMFYKDWWNSTSFANYYRTWNVVVHDWLYYYGYRDFLWLSKRRFRTAAMLSVFIVSAVVHEYALALGFGFFYPVMFCLFAVFGVAFNFTMNDKRQSPVFNVIMWACLFLGQGVQVCLYCQEWYAQIHCPRTGDSFWELLMPRSWSCSYQT; this is encoded by the exons ATGACGACTGCAGAGCCACATAATGGACTAAGGCATCGGAACATGAAGACCTGTCAGTCAGACAACATCTCCAGCCATA CAGGGAGTCATGAAACTATGGAGGAAGAAGATTTAAGGCAATGGCAAAAGTATAAACAG AGGGTAAAGGTGAAAGTTCTGGAGCAGTTCCAGGATCAGCTTGATGAAATTCTAGACAGAGCTCTGAGTGAGTCCATCCAGTCCCCATTCCACATCAAATCAACAGTTAATGGAAAGACCACAAATAAACAGCCATCCAG ATCTCAGAGAATGGATGATGGCAAAGTATTTATGGAACGGGCATCGCTGCTGGA TGAACTGTTTGAGATCAGCCACATCAGGACCATCTACCACATGTTCATAGCTGTACTCCTCATCTTCTTTTTTAGCACTCTGGCAGTGGACTACATCGACCAGGGCAG GCTGGTGTTGGAGTTTGACCTGCTGTCTTTTGCCTTCGGGAAGCTGGGGACAGTCACCTGGTCCTGGGGTGTTATGTTTGTTTACACCCTGTTTGTTCCCTACTACACCCTGTTGTTGTGGGGTTCTTCATACCACAGTTTCCCCTCCAAATTGGGGCTATCTCTGGTTACAGGGTTCATCCTATCTGCCATACAGACCTCCGTCCTGGGATTGTTTCCAATCTACATGGTTGTGCATCACCAGCTGCCACCAGCCTCACGATTCATTGTGGTTCTggagcag ATTCGATTCCTGATGAAAACGTACTCATTCATAAGAGAAACGGTTCCTATTATCCTGAAGAATACATCAAAGAAAG GAGAGAGTCCCAAGTTTCCTACTTTTTCCAGCTATATGTACTTCCTCTTCTGTCCAACTCTCATCTATAGGGAATCATACCCTCG AAATAGCCACATACGATGGAAATATGTTGGTGTTACTCTTGGCAAG ATCTTGGGATGCCTGTTTTATGGATATTTCATCCTAGTGCGTCTCTGTGTACCAGTCTTCAGACCCGACAACAACCAGCCCTTCAGTAAACGAACAATGGTTCTGGCTGTGTTCCACTCCATTTTACCAG GAATAATGCTCCTGCTGCTGTGCTTCTTTGCCTTCCTGCACTGCTGGCTGAACCTCTTTGGGGAGCTGCTACGTTTTGCTGACAGGATGTTCTACAAG gaCTGGTGGAACTCTACATCCTTCGCTAATTATTATCGTACTTGGAATGTGGTCGTTCATGACTGGTTGTATTACTACGGATACAGAGACTTCCTTTGG CTGTCAAAAAGGAGATTCCGCACAGCTGCCATGCTCTCTGTATTCATCGTCTCGGCAGTTGTCCACGAATACGCTTTGGCCTTGGGCTTTGGGTTCTTCTATCCTGTCATGTTCTGTCTGTTTGCAGTTTTTGGAG TGGCATTCAACTTTACCATGAATGACAAGCGACAGAGCCCTGTATTCAACGTCATCATGTGGGCGTGTCTCTTTCTCGGTCAAGGTGTCCAGGTGTGCTTGTACTGCCAAGAGTGGTACGCCCAGATACACTGCCCACGAACCGGG GATAGTTTCTGGGAGCTGTTAATGCCTCGATCATGGTCCTGCAGCTACCAGACATGA